A single window of Nocardioides kongjuensis DNA harbors:
- a CDS encoding YbjN domain-containing protein produces the protein MSPADVVRAWLEDNQIEFEETEEGTFSFWLPGEKKLQTPVRLDLGPHALGVHAFVCRRPDEQFERVYRWLLERNMRMYAVAFGIDHHGDIYLDARLPLSSVTTDDLDRLLGSVLTYADEAFNTILELGFESSIRKEWAWRIERGESTANLEAFRGWLEQ, from the coding sequence ATGAGTCCTGCGGACGTCGTACGTGCCTGGCTCGAGGACAACCAGATCGAGTTCGAGGAGACCGAGGAGGGCACGTTCAGCTTCTGGCTGCCGGGTGAGAAGAAGCTGCAGACGCCCGTACGGCTCGACCTCGGCCCTCACGCGCTCGGCGTCCACGCCTTCGTGTGCCGGCGCCCCGACGAGCAGTTCGAGAGGGTCTACCGCTGGCTGCTCGAGCGCAACATGAGGATGTACGCCGTCGCGTTCGGCATCGACCACCACGGCGACATCTACCTCGACGCCCGCCTGCCGCTGTCCTCGGTCACCACCGACGACCTCGACCGGCTGCTCGGCTCGGTGCTGACCTACGCCGACGAGGCGTTCAACACGATCCTCGAGCTCGGCTTCGAGTCGTCCATCCGCAAGGAGTGGGCGTGGCGGATCGAGCGCGGCGAGTCGACCGCCAACCTGGAGGCGTTCCGCGGGTGGCTCGAGCAGTGA